In a genomic window of Sulfurimonas denitrificans DSM 1251:
- a CDS encoding thiamine pyrophosphate-dependent enzyme, with protein sequence MSEMKNIKNLKEFSTSADRFEGANLLCPGCAHSIIVREVLNATNDDLVLSASTGCLEVCTAVYPYTSWDASWIHIGFENSSTAVAGAETMYKALKKKGRLKQPERNPKFVSFAGDGASYDIGFQWISGCMERGHNMMHVVLDNEVYANTGGQRSSSTPIGSSATTSPAGRVSYGEKRNKKDMMSIMAAHGIPYAAQVAPNKWKDMVKKIQHGLSVEGPVFINAVSPCTTEWKFDPKDTMHITDLATDSLVFPLYEIIDGTELNITYRPKNVVPVEEYLAAQGRFKHLFKDEYKYLIKEWQERVDAKWAYLQRREESRV encoded by the coding sequence ATGAGTGAAATGAAAAATATAAAAAACTTAAAAGAGTTTTCAACATCAGCTGACCGTTTTGAGGGAGCCAACCTTTTATGTCCAGGTTGTGCACACTCTATTATTGTTCGTGAAGTTTTAAATGCTACAAATGATGACTTAGTTCTATCTGCATCAACAGGATGTCTAGAGGTTTGTACAGCAGTTTATCCATATACTTCTTGGGATGCTTCTTGGATTCATATTGGATTTGAGAATAGTTCAACTGCAGTTGCTGGTGCTGAGACAATGTATAAAGCACTAAAGAAAAAAGGGCGCCTAAAGCAACCAGAACGTAATCCTAAGTTTGTATCTTTTGCAGGTGATGGCGCATCTTATGATATCGGTTTTCAGTGGATTTCTGGATGTATGGAGCGTGGACACAATATGATGCATGTCGTTCTTGATAATGAAGTTTACGCAAATACTGGAGGACAAAGATCATCTTCAACTCCAATTGGCTCAAGTGCTACTACATCTCCAGCTGGTCGTGTTAGTTATGGGGAGAAAAGAAACAAAAAAGATATGATGTCAATTATGGCAGCTCATGGCATACCATATGCTGCGCAAGTAGCTCCAAACAAGTGGAAAGATATGGTTAAGAAGATTCAACATGGTCTCTCAGTAGAGGGTCCTGTATTTATTAATGCAGTTTCTCCATGTACAACAGAGTGGAAATTTGATCCAAAAGATACAATGCACATTACAGATTTAGCAACAGATTCTTTAGTGTTTCCTCTTTATGAGATTATTGACGGAACAGAGTTAAATATTACATATAGACCTAAAAATGTTGTTCCTGTAGAGGAGTATTTAGCTGCTCAAGGGCGTTTTAAACACCTTTTCAAAGATGAGTACAAATACTTAATAAAAGAGTGGCAAGAGCGCGTAGATGCTAAATGGGCATATTTACAACGCCGTGAAGAGTCACGCGTATAA